The genomic region TAAATATCTTAAATTTAATAGATTTCCCTATTGTTTTGGTAGGTACTGCAAAAAGCTTCCTTCAGAATCTAAAACTCTTAAAAGCTTCAAATTTGCAAAAACAGTATTGAATAAAGGATTTGGCAAATTATCCACCCTGTAAAAGATTATAGAACGAGTTTGAGCGTTACTAGTTATCTTTGAAACACAGCTTGCTTCATCGCAGATAGACAGATGACGGGCTTTTCCATCGTGACTTGTGTAGTTTTCCACTGATGCCAATCTTAAATTCAACTCCTCTGATCTGGAAAGAATGACCTCACGTACCAAATCATGAACTCCACAATATCTAACTTTGCCATCAAAGAAATGTCCTACCACTTGAACCAAATTTCTGTGAATAAGCTCTGTTAAGTATCCCTCTATAACCTTTTTCAGGGTGATGCCATGCTTTTCTTTCACAAACCCTTTTTCCATCCAAAGCCAAACTAGTTTGGCACAGTTAATAGGGCAATCTTCGCTAAACATGCCAAGGTACAAGAAACAAGGTTTAAGGTGGGAAGGAAGTTCAAGataattgaaagaaagaatTCTTTTGATATTGATGAGGTGAGGATTGCAGTCTAACTCCACAATGAGACTGTCCAGCAAGTTTTGCCATTGAGACAAATCCTTACCTCTAGTTGACAAAAGTCCTCCAATGGCCACAACTGCAAGTGGCAAGCCTTTAcatcttttaacaattttaaagGACAATTTCTCCAATGTCGGAGAACATTGTCTTTCCACGTCAAATTGAAACGCCTTTCTGCATAGGAGCTTTTGTGCCTCCTCTATAGGTAGAGGATCTAGTTGATGGACGTATAAAAGTGAAGATTTCTTGTAAAACTCAGCAACATCCTTAATCTTGCTTTTGATCATAACTCTGCTACTTTTGTTGTTATCGAGTAAAGCGTGTTCCACATCTCCCTAAAAGTCAATTTTTCAcacatcatcaaacacaacCAAATATCTCTTCTCTGATAAGCACTCTCTGAATTTATTGATCAAGGACCCCTGATGCATGGTGTCAATTCCATGAGGAACGCGCTCATTTCTTTCTCCGGTGAACTGCTTTATCATGCTTCAAAGTACCTCATCTAATTTGTATGATTGAGACACTGTGATCCAAACAGACAATCAAAGTGTCCGATGAAAACTTGGTTGTCATAAACTTTTTTGACAAGAGTGGTTTTTCCTACTCCCCCCATACCCACCATTGAAACCACAGTGTGCTGCGATGCCCCATTTACTAATTTGCTCACGAGTTCATTTTTTGCAAATTCAATTCCCACAAGTTCGTCTTCCTTAAGAAAGAGGGACCCAACTCGAGGATCATTCCAGGTATGGTTAGTCTCAACATTAGAACTTGATCCCCCTAGCTCCAAGGAATTGAAACTATATCTTTGACTTCTCTCCTTGATCTCACGGATCGATCTTTTAATATCTTGAATCTTCGAGGTTATTTCATGACGTGGTCTTACAGTCTTCACCAAGCAAGCTATCGTATGGAGGAAAGCCTTGAAACCGCGTTGGTCACGACGTTTTGCCATGCAAAGCATGTACTCATCAATGACATCTTCTATACGATAAGCTACTTCTCTTACCTGTTTCACCCATGTCTTGACACTGCTGCTGACATTCTCTTTCTCCAACCTAGAATTTGCATCTTTTAGAAAAGATCTAATACTCTCCAACTCATCTTTGAGTTCTGCAACTTCTCTGTGGACACCAATTAGAAGGTTTACCTCTTGCGTGAGCAAAACAATTAGCTTGTCAATAGCTAAGCTGACAGTAGTATCAGCCATAATTTGTTTTCTAAATGTTTCTTTCACTCAACTGAATAAGATGTTAGAATTGAGGCCTTGCATGATTTTGCAACTTAATTTATGAAGAAAGGGTCTGTGTCAACGACCCCTTGAAGTTTATTCTTTTCACATTTTCGTTGCATTTGTGAAGGAAAATTCCA from Theobroma cacao cultivar B97-61/B2 chromosome 9, Criollo_cocoa_genome_V2, whole genome shotgun sequence harbors:
- the LOC18589659 gene encoding disease resistance protein RPM1 is translated as MADTTVSLAIDKLIVLLTQEVNLLIGVHREVAELKDELESIRSFLKDANSRLEKENVSSSVKTWVKQVREVAYRIEDVIDEYMLCMAKRRDQRGFKAFLHTIACLVKTVRPRHEITSKIQDIKRSIREIKERSQRYSFNSLELGGSSSNVETNHTWNDPRVGSLFLKEDELVGIEFAKNELVSKLVNGASQHTVVSMGDVEHALLDNNKSSRVMIKSKIKDVAEFYKKSSLLYVHQLDPLPIEEAQKLLCRKAFQFDVERQCSPTLEKLSFKIVKRCKGLPLAVVAIGGLLSTRGKDLSQWQNLLDSLIVELDCNPHLINIKRILSFNYLELPSHLKPCFLYLGMFSEDCPINCAKLVWLWMEKGFVKEKHGITLKKVIEGYLTELIHRNLVQVVGHFFDGKVRYCGVHDLVREVILSRSEELNLRLASVENYTSHDGKARHLSICDEASCVSKITSNAQTRSIIFYRVDNLPNPLFNTVFANLKLLRVLDSEGSFLQDIRIKMLPKFIGKLLNLETLDLKRSLVHELLDEINRLHRLQYLLAYSVNYDGELSVDTRQGVKIQNGIRCLNGLQKLSSLDVEHSKVAIKELARWKQLRKLGINKLKAEDGKILCVALKEMDYLQSLSITLVNEVEPLELHSLSSLPPSIQRLLLKGKLENLLHWISKLKSLSRVSLFWSKLLEDPLKVLELLPNLLDLWLYGGYDGDQLHFKEGHFEKLKVLGLRCLNGLTTLEIEKGALPSFQGLAIGGSPQLKEVPCGISCMDNLKSLEFWDMPIEFKERTLPTKGQDHWKVNHIPNVFFIYSRGIMSKSYKLSDFELVTM